In the Telopea speciosissima isolate NSW1024214 ecotype Mountain lineage chromosome 6, Tspe_v1, whole genome shotgun sequence genome, TTCTCAAAAGCTGGtggcatgcccaaccctctccaaATGAGTTTTTAAGAAGTTTACAATTTAGAAGAGGTTTTCCTATCGCACCCATGCCTTTTCTCTGTCATTTGGAAGTGTTTGGTGCCTtaccaaaaaatccaaaaagtGTTTGGTGGGGTATCACCCATGTGTACGTCCATTTATTTAGAGCCAAACATAGATCATGAGTTACATTTTTCAAAGTAATCTAACACTTCCCATTTATTTATTGAAGTACAGGGATAGTTGAAAAAAGAATGGCTATATGTTAAGCATATGGTTGAGATTGATCATCAAATTTTACATCAATTATCTTAAGAAATTTCTCATCTATCCAATAGTTTGAATGACCAAACATATGTTTATGTGGCTGAACAAGTTCTCGATGTGGGAAATTTTCCAACATTTTTCTTTACAACTTTCCTTTTATTTGTCAGTGtagttttttaaagaaaaataaaataattctaaTGTATTTACATAATTAATCGGATCGATTTCGAATAGGATGTTCAAATCTGATACCCAAATCCCCATTCTCATGGATCACTATTTGAGTGATCCTTCCGATTATCATCTCTGATTGTATCGGTTGGTTCATTCCCTTATTTCAGATTTAATTGGATTACACTTAGTCCGGCAAGGGTTTGGTAATTGGTATCGGTTTGGATTGGTCAGGTTTACctcttttcttcaaaaaaattatatattttgtttaCATTTTTATCCTTGTCAATACCAATCCACCGATATGGGATCAGATAGGAATCGGTTTCGGTCTCAACCGATACCGATATGAATTGATCTATCCAGCCAATCTAATATCGATTCCTCTAACAATGGGTCCAGCTCAAATCCACCTAGTTTTCAGCCCTACAGCAGAGGATTTTGTTTCCAGCCTAGCCCAGACTCATACTGGGCTGCATTGAGGAAAGCCCATACTgtggcctttcttttttttttttttttttttttgggcaggagtaaggcggtctttgcatgccctattgtgtgtagggcgcacacACGAAAGTAGGGGCAGGCGAAAATAGAGCATGCCGATTCGGAGGGATGggtgggaaggagagagagattagttTCCAAGGCATCTTTCTTACAGATTCTGTATGGAAAAGGATAGATCTGGTATGGAAGAATTTCTGCAAGTCGTAGAAGTAGGATATGCTTGCACAGGAAAGTTCCAAGTTCCTTCACCTTTACccaaagaagggaagagaaaaaagttactttacttTATGCAGAAATATTTaaatcccatcccatcccatcccatcccatcccatgtTGAAGAACAATAATGGCCACGGGAGAGAGTATTTGGACCTACAGATGATCCCTTCCTGCTGCAATCCAGTTGTTTTCACTCATTctttcttatcttctttttcaaaACAATGGGTGGGTGCagtcaaaaagaaaagagggagaggcaGGAGGAGGGAATATTTTGAATTGGATAAAGAAGGAGCAAGATTTTGTTCTGAGTAGTAGATGGGATTAGAACTCCCATCTTTCAAAAATCTTGtgcttctcattttttgatgTATAGTTCTTTGCCATGGATTTTAATGGTTTGAAAGTTGAAAAAGACTGTGTAGTGGTTgctggatatatatatatatacagtttTAAGGATGAGAGATTATTGCCAAAAAGCTAGATCACCTACACCGGACTCATATAAGTATGTCATGCAGATATTCTTCTAGGAATAATATCACGTAGGCTGGACCTACTGAATATTGCATGGCATGGCATGGCAGGGCATGGCATGGCATTGTATAGATAATTGGCATAAGATCCCAAGGGTCGGTGCTTTGGATATTGCATGTAGCTGTAACtatatacatatttataaaTAAGGTATGGGGGAGTGTTCTATGTGGTCACGTGTATGCGGCAGTCAATGAGAGCGTGCCCTGATATCTTGAGGTtgggatttccgcctttcatcAGGGGTGAGGCGATCATTTAGCCAAGCACTGAACGTGGCCCATGTGTCCCCCCACAGTGAACTTTTCTCCATATGGTATATGAGGAAGAGTTTACTGTTTAGGAGCGTGGCCCTACACCAATGCGAGTGCCAATGCCAGTGCCAATGCGAGCACACGCAGAAGCAAATAGGGGCAGGATTTTCGCTTTTCAAGGGTGGGTTGATCATTTATCTCTatcatgtgtctaggcgcaagagCCATGCTCCTACTTGACAGAGTCCTTTTTCCCATAGTATATATATGTATTCCTAGGGCCTActacctttctttctttctttataccCCTACAGttctatcttttcctttttcttacttctttttgaaaaaatgtTCTCCACACCGTTAGGACTAACATGCATCTTTTCacattgattttttaaaatttattgtACTGACACTCTCTTTCCTCCATACTTCTTATCCTCTATTGGACGAACCGTGGTCGTCCACAACTTATTGGTGCACTTAGGGATTCCTTGCCAAGCTGGCAGCAATCCCATTTTTATGTGCAATTGTCAATTGATTGAATGGAAAGCATCAGTGTTTAGCCCTCGAATTAACTTCAGAACCCTCACGAGAGCCTCCAGAATTTTATTGCTGAAACCCTAGAATATAGAAAGCttggtgaagaagaaagaatatatATTAATGATACACTTTCTTCCTCCCATGTATGTATTCAACATGTTTACTTTGAAAGTGGGTATAAGTTCAAGTAACTGGAGTTTCATGCTTTAGAAAGATCCCGTTTTCGGATCTGTTACTAGTTCTTAATATTTGGTTGGAGGCGGCATCTCCTGTTGATGGCAATGTTGTAGATGAGAATATTGCATTTGTTTAGCATTGctgtttttgttttccttggttttctTTCATggtgtactttttttttctctctcttaataCAAAGGAtcctttagccaaaaaaaagaagcagttttctgtcgggagcgccagcactcccatgtgtctatctctctcctccttaaaacaagggggtagaactgtcttttcatatgaaaaagagagagatagactcatgagagtgctggtgtaggccacactcctggacagagttctttttcccaaaaaacaaaaaatacaagttCAAGTAAATCATCATCTGCAACCTAATGGACATCTCTCAGATTACATACTATGACCAACTTGATAGTCGGTTAACCAAGATTCTAAGAGCTAGGGTATGATGCTTTAATATTTGGATGCCATTCAGTTAACCACAAAATAACCACGACAAAGCCATtaaggatccagatcttctacggctcGGGCTGCCCGTCCTGCCATGCTGCGTAGGCACAAGGCGACATGcattgaccaccttacccctgcccgagctcTTTGTCTGaacgggggtaaggcggtcattgcacagGGCCCTGTGTCTGCGCAACACAGGCAGGACAGGCAAcacaccgtagaagatctgtgttgaagCCATTAATGTagcccccccaaaaaaaattgcatgCTTGCCAAGCTCCACAGTACCCAAAAAATGTTCTTTTTCAATGTGGCACCCATAGATCCTTATCTATTCTAGGCTGTACAATGGCACCTaatgctttttcttcttttctttcctttatctGAGTAGGATCATACGGAAGCATCTTATGTTTTATTTGCTACCTTACCATTACACTGCACTTGAAGATAAATCTGAGTGAGGCTATATCTTGAGGATCATAAATGCAAACCTAGCTAGCTATGAGAAGATAAGGTGGATTTTGGGTCACAAGTTGCACTCTATTGATTTTATTCTCCTAAAATGTTTGCACGAAGGGTAGCTGTCTCTAGACTTGTAGAAATGGAAGGTAAAAGAAGAATTCATTCTTTGGATGGGTCTTGATTAGTAGTATTGGTGTATCTAAAAGTAACTTAATCTAACAAAACAGGAAAGAAATTCAGTTACTAATATTGGTGAAGCAAAAGCAGAGGTTGGAACTACTTTCTATAGAAGTCCACAAGGcttttttaaatgaaaagaaatgggaATGTAGAAAGGCAGAAAGCTGTGTGAAAGGTTAGATTCTAACTTGAAAGATGAAAGGAGATTCAAGTAAGGACGAAGTTGCTACTCTAAtgaatccatttctttctttcttctcatctaCTTTTTCAAAGTACAGAATTGGAAGtcaaaaagaaatagaagaaaaagaaggtgcGTGGAGAATAAACTATAAATTAGATGGCTACCACATCTTTTTTTGCATCTTCTGAGaacacgttttttttttttttaaagaaggtgCGTGGAGAATAAACTATAAATTAGATGGCTACCACATCTTTTTTTGCATCTTCTGAGaacacgttttttttttttttttcttttggtatttTCGGCTGAAGATAAGGAGAAGCAGCTTTTGAGTCTTCTTCCTTAACTCCTTAACCAGAACAATTCTCACAATTTTCTTTCGATCATCTGAAGATTGTATGTTGAGATTTGATTCTTTGGAGCTCGATCAGGGAACTCTTATGTGGGACCCATTTAGTGAATAATGATAAATCACTAAATTCAGCCCAAGGAATAGTGTAGGGAGGTAGCTAGGGTGTAGTAGTATACTAGTATCACAAATCTGAGATAAAATGGGTATATTAAGCACTTCTATGCATACAATAGGTCTTCCTATAATTGATGGTCATTGTGGAAAGGAAACATTGAATTTATTTAGGATAAAAATTTCCACTACAAACAATAGGCCAAAGATTTCATGCATCGGCGTGCAAGCTTGCATgatcgtgtcccctctcacatggAGTCGGAGAAGACAtaaccccccccctttttttaagCCTCGAAGCTCCCACACCTGTGCATGAAAACTGTCCCCAAAACAATATGTGGGAGGTTATTCCCACTCAGACTGTTTTTtctaagggtttttttttcacaatCTGAAATTTTATTAATTGAAGCGGGCTCTAGAGAATCTTTAGCCAAAACAAAACAATGTACATGGATAGGAGGTGGTTGTAGCCACCAAAAACGAGCTAAAGAGAAACTAGAGGCACTTTTAGCTAATAGATGGACCTTCCTCactgttggacttgtgtgtgtccatcaaacctggttcggtccggttcaacccgattttactttatattgaacttttatacattttaatttaatattatcacatgcgatataaactttttgagcattatgtgtcagtaagttttacttaaaatggtagtcatgactaggatttaggctgggcacccttatcatatggtcgtcgcattgggtatgcctagacatgtgatgttagggtacgaatgcgagtactcacatgtttgatgtgtgtattggcgaagaatctattttgccgattccctcatgtattattgccagatgtaggaagggatagacatgtgtcaccgacaccctttgcctgagggaaccctgtcactccAAAATGTGAACGCATTCTTTGGTTTatcaatgactgagattcaagcgagtcaaagccggtgttctgggaatgtgagaacactttgtgagtgaagaagttactcaacatggtcgtcactgcctgattggggaacaccaagattgagactgtctgtgtatgatCGGAACGAAATCTGAATctagtaccgttttggaaatggttttgcaaaaatctatttcaCATACAaaaatagattatatatgattatttgaacaaagtgttttatcgagttttgcgggacccgatcagatgcatagacgctcttatatggacatgtactatggattggggtttggcagtacatgtgtacatgccctagattccataatgatgatgttgattagtgggggggttatatatgataatttgttatcatatagggagttatttggaatttgttaaattaattgattctttatttaattaatggatatggtactaattgtaattatccataatttttaaataaagtaactaattaatacttttcctattagattctgcttcttcacctttttgaagcactttaagtttaaacagaactaccacacaaagagagagagagttagactctcacagggattaaaTCAAATCCTATCAgagttttttaattaaaccctcctctatataaggggaccagaaaatgcagagggggcactgctccacgttttctggctGCCCCCCTTAGCCTGCGtttttgatctctctctctccctcttgtgatctctcttcttcttcttttagtttctctctactgtaattgagagttagggtttgagaaacccatatctgtgctgaagaattggagagcatctgggattggcttgaagaaccttggtagcaccattggaggttcagatctgtttacttggagcgctcattggaggaagaaccattgtctattggaggagcaacacttgagcctcaccaggttagcaattctttattgattcctcctgttattaattattaaatattcatagggtacgaaagaaacccgaatcgattaatttccgctgcacattcgggtatgggatggatccctctttccatgtgatggattagagatgaatttttctCCTGCTATTTTGAGTTCCacaattgcatgggacacaaaacAGTAGGGCAAGGCATTGGTTTGATAGACCAAACCCTGATTGGGATGCACCAAGGTTCCTATGgacgaccatgggaaaccctaaaatttaaatagggcgcccatgggcgaccatgggctaacccaaggcgtgcaaaaccctaattactTTGATATTGGTTTACCATGGTGAACCAttatgatcccatggaccgtagtttgacctacactCACAATGTCTCGAGATAcatgaacaaaagaaacatagGTAAAACAACTAGAAAGCAGCAAGATATCGTCAACAAGGACCATGCACCATCAATGAAGGCAAATAAACATGACAGAGGAAACACcttgagagggaaagaagatgTTGGTCGACGCTCAATATGAGATAAAGCCTGTGTAATGCCGATGTGGCTTTCCTCCACGAACATATGAAAAGAAGAGATAGTAGAGAATAAGTCCAGAGTTACAAAGTTAAAAACTACATTATTTCTAGTTTTTCCATATTGCCAATAGAGAATAGTCCATTGGataactcaaaaggaaaaatccAAAGGTTGATTGGTATTCAGTGTCTTGGAGAGGGTCAGGTCCAGCAGGTTTGTTTTAGTTTTCATGGATCTTTCAGGGTTTTGTATatcttttttctcctcttaatacaattttgaatccttttagcgagaaaaaaaaaagtgttttggAAATCTTTCATTTTGcaaagatttttaatttttggatggAGGTTCTTTTAGGAAAAAATTCCAACGGACGAACGAGTTACTACCTTGGGAGTTCAGGTGTCTTTCAGATGTGATTTATGTTGGCATCATGGTGAGTTAGTAATACATTTATTACTAACTCATgaatcaaaatgaaaatttttactcATGAATCATGGTGGTATATGTCCAATATGTAGAACACTATCTCATCTATTACAATAATCTAACCTTTCAAATTGAAACCTCTATGTGGCAAGCTTCAACTTTATGGAATTAACCAAATCAAATCAGATGTGAAGCctctgaagaagaaaaggagactTTAGTAGGGGCTATATCTTACAGGGTAAGACCATGCTTTGACTAGTTTTTCCTATCTCTAATCTCAAGATTTTTTACTGAAAAGCCAAAACTGTTGTGGCTTGATCACTAAACCATCTTCAACTTGTTGGAAGgtctattttttgggttttttgaggaagaaaagGCTGTTGTTTGTTGGTGATTTGTTATTGTTTTTCTTCTCAAGTTTTGGGCAAAGACTTGAGAAGAAAAATAGTGTAattttaaggggaaaaaaacactGCTAGGCTGCATTGCGTATGGTAGCGCCTTCCGATGTCTATCTTGCTCctccctcctatgaaatgacatatatTCCCCTTATTTGACAAGGAACTCAATCACATTGTTTAATTAGTGGTGCCCAAAATTTGAGAAGGAAAACTGGTGTAATATTGTTTAATTAGAGGAACTCTCTCAGATTTATCCTATGATatgatttttctttcatatTGAAAGGTTTTTCACATAAATTTGGTATTATGATTTTTGGTTTGTAGCTACTCacattattttcttttgctttccaGTTCTGCACATTATGTTTGTGGTGTGATTCAATTTTTAGCATTTGCACACACACAAATTTATGGGTTGTTTTATCTATGATTCACACACAGATGGGAAGGCATGCTTCCCAACATTAGTTGGTCTGAATCTACTTAAAACTATTGGCCAAGAGCCAAGCATGAATCTTTGGACAATTTTCAATTGAATATATCTTCACAATATCGACATTTTATTCGATGTTGGTCTATCCAAACAAAGACCAGCCAATGCAGACAATCAATCCAATCCCAATACTTGAAACCCTTTATGATACAGACATAAAAATTAGGCAAGAAAATCCTGGTTGGGTCAACAATAATTCCTTTCCGGTTGACACATCTACCTGTGCATGGAAAGATGATGTAACAATTCCAACTATTGGATGTATAGGTAATGGTCTAGAGTGGTTACTGTCAAATTTTATatccaaattcaattatttatttcattCCAGTTGGATCATGAAGAGCTGATCGAGGAGGCGCTTCCGCACCTTTTGGATCTGTTGAACCGGATCCAGAAGATTCTATTGTGAACCTGAACCTTCCCATGGTCTGGAACCTACATGTTGAGTCTATTAGAAATATATTACCAACCTGGGAAAGGTATTACAAACCCGGAAAGTCAGTGAACAATATTGGATTTCTCTTTGGAAAAATTAAAGAGGCATGCGCTCATTGTTAATCCATTTATATATCCTATTTGAAGTCCAGGATTTTTCAATTCTTCATTTTACCAAGTGGGAATTCCATTTCAATTCTTCTCTTGTGGGTCTTTGTTTGACAGTGCTAAGCCTTTTATGGTCTCTTGTTTGGTGAGTCTCTGCCTTTTGTTTTGTTGGGTTGTTCCTTCTATTGATGGCAAGGTGGGACGGGTACTCTGATCATTTATGTCTGAGTTTTTGGTCGGTTTtttttagggatgtaaatgaatagttgaaatccgtgtctgtatctgttttactgtttagcactatccgaatctgtccgaaagctaaacggatacggatacggatagactatagctatccgaaaagctatatttacatgtaaacggataaaatattcgatccgtatccgtgtctgtatctgtttagtactatccgaatccgtccaaaagctaatcacatgcggatgcggatatagcactatccgagccgaatccgatccgtttacatcctaaGTTTatctttataatttttttattattttaatacaaATGCtcttccaacaaaaaaataataataataaaaattctatTTAGTGACACATGATATGTGAGTAAGAGACATTGGGGTCTATTTATCCACCAAAATTTCAACTCTATACAATTTACCATGTGACATGTGAGAATTAATGATAACATAGGAGACTAATCACAAGATCACATCACCATTGATGAAAACTTTCCAcagctgaaggaaaacttaattcTTTATCTAAGAAATTAGCCATCGGAAATGTTGACTTCATAGTTCATAATTAGAATAAGAAAAAGTTAGGAGTTGGAAATGTTGACTTCTCTCCACTAAGCTacagtttttaaaattttattaaattattacaaaagtGCTCTGGTTTTAGGTGCATAGAATGGCTTATAGTGCCATTTGAATAATTTCTCAGCATTCCTTGTTGTTTATGTCATGATCCATATGAATAATGACGCACAGACAATTTGTCTCCTTATATCGTAAAAATTTGACTTTTTTTAAAGTTAATCTCacttaccgaaaaaaaaaaagatttgatcTCACAAAAAACCACAACCACCGACCAATGAGGGCATGAAATTTGACTAATTTAATCTAAAATCTAATCTTAATCCATTACTTTCCGAAACCTTAATGCCCATTTCCAATTGGATAAACGCAGGTGAACAAGCATTGAAATCCACGTGGCAAATTCCCAATTGCCCACTTGTCAAGTAGTAGAGATAAGCCTTCCATACCGCCCCGgcccccctcctcttctttccaACCTCAAACTTTCGGTTTGGCTTTGACATCTCTTCTCTATATAAGGACTAAGAAGGCCTCAAGGGAAGCACCACTAGACTTGGTTGAGTGGAAAAAATCATATCGTTTTTTCCATATTCATTGTATCCAAAGTCATAGAAATGGCCACCATTTCCTTCAACCCCAGAGTGAATCTCCAAATTGGTAAGGAAAGTCACCAACATGGCCCTGTAATTGAAGAGATTGAAGGGCTTATCAAAGTCTACAAAGATGGCCATGTTGAGCGACTTCCGATTGTCCCTAATGTCTCATGCACAGTTGCTCCGGAGCTTGGTCTGACATGTAGGGATGTTCTCATCGACAAATTCACAAACATGTGGGCACGTTTTTATGTGCCTAGCAGATTTCAAGGGAAGCTACCTTTACTGGTTTACTTCcatggcggaggattttgtgtTGGCTCAGCTTCTTGGATCTGTTACCATGAATTCCTTTCTAAATTGGCTTCCAAAGCTGGTTGTGTGATCATGTCTGTGAACTATCGTTTGGCACCTGAGAATCGTCTCCCAGCTGCTTATGATGATGGTTATAACGCCATCATGTGGGTGAAGCAAGAAGCTTTTAATGGGTCTGGTGAGCAAAGGTGGAGGTGGAGTCAATGCAATTTCTCAAATGTGTTCTTAGCTGGTGATAGTGCAGGTGCTAATATAGCCTATAATGTGGTCTCAAGACTTGGTTCTCTTGTTTCTACTGATCAATGCGCCAGTCCAAAGCCCTTTTCCATCAAGGGGACAATTCTGATCCAGCCCTTTTTCGGCAGCGAGGCGCGCACACATTCGGAGAGGTTCATGGCGCAACCGCCGACTTCGGCGTTAACTTTGACGGCTTCCGATGTCTATTGGCGATTATCTTTACCTATTGGTGCCAACCGTGACAACCCTTGGTGTAACCCTTTAGGAGGGAGTGGTTCAACCAATTTGGAGGCCTTGACACTTCCCCCAACACTGGTGTGTATCTCAGAGATGGATATATTAAGGGATAGGAACTTGGAATTGTGTACTGCCATGGCTAGAGCAGGTAAGAGGGTGGAACAAGTGGCCTATAAGGGTGTTGGCCATGCA is a window encoding:
- the LOC122664923 gene encoding probable carboxylesterase 17 produces the protein MATISFNPRVNLQIGKESHQHGPVIEEIEGLIKVYKDGHVERLPIVPNVSCTVAPELGLTCRDVLIDKFTNMWARFYVPSRFQGKLPLLVYFHGGGFCVGSASWICYHEFLSKLASKAGCVIMSVNYRLAPENRLPAAYDDGYNAIMWVKQEAFNGSGEQRWRWSQCNFSNVFLAGDSAGANIAYNVVSRLGSLVSTDQCASPKPFSIKGTILIQPFFGSEARTHSERFMAQPPTSALTLTASDVYWRLSLPIGANRDNPWCNPLGGSGSTNLEALTLPPTLVCISEMDILRDRNLELCTAMARAGKRVEQVAYKGVGHAFQILNNSQVSQTRTHEMISHIKAFVN